CAAGTGGTCCTTCCGGAAGCCTTCCGCAAAAGCAAGCGGCTCAAGCCCGGTGCAGTGTTGCGAGTGACCGAGGCCGGCGAGAGCATTCTGCTCACACCGGTTTATCCACCGGTTGTCGAAGAATTGTCCGCTGTGATCGACGCCGGCGGCGGACCAGGGCAAGATGAGACCGGCAAGACTCGGAAGAAGGTGGAGGCCGCGATTGAAAAGGTCCGGGCGCGCAAAAAGAAAGATTCGAGCCGTCATTGACACCTCAAGTTCGTCGAGTGTGCCTTGGCTGCCCAGGCGGAATACATTGTGAGCCGCGACCAGGATTTGCTTCGACTGGAAAGGCCATTTGGCATTCGCATCGTCGAGGACCGCGCCTTTCTTTCTGTGCTCAACAACAAAGCAACATGAGGAGGAATGAATTCTACGGGAGGGCCGACAACAGTTGCCTTTCGTTGCTGGCATTGATTTCGGCTGTTTTCATTATGCTGTCCTGCGGCCTTTTGACCGCGAGTCCTGCCGGACGCAATGGCGCCGCAATCCAATCTCGTCCCGGACCGCCTCCTTACGATCTCTTGCTCAAGGGCGGCCATGTGATTGATCCCGCCAACAAGGTGGACGCGCGAATGGACTTGGCGATCGCTTCTGGCAAGATCGCTCGCGTCGCCAAATCTATTTCGGCTGCGGAGTCGAAGAAGGTTGTGGACGTCGCGGGCTATTTCGTCACGCCCGGCTTGATCGATATTCACGCTCACGTGTTCGCCGGCGGTCCGGACCTCTGCGTTGTCCCGGATGTGTATGCCTTGCCCAATGGCGTGACCACGGTCGTGGATGCCGGGAGTTCGGGTTGGAAAACGTTCCCTGAATTCAAAGAGAAGGTCATCGACCGGTCCACGAACCGCGTGCTCGCGTTTTTGAACATCGTCGGCGCAGGCATGATGGGCAAAATCGAGCAGGATGAAAGCGAAATGGACCCCGCGGCCGCCGTCGCGATGATCAAACGATTCCCCGATTTGATCGTGGGCGTGAAAACCGCTCACTTCCTGAAGCCTGGCTGGACGGCGGTAGATCGCGCGGTCGAAGCGGGCAAGTTGAGCCAGACGCCGGTCATGGTCGATTTCCGCGAAGTGCCGGGCCGGAGCTATGAAGATCTGCTCTTAAAACACATGCGGCCCGGCGATATTCACACGCACATGTACGCGGAGCATATCCCGCTGCTCGACGAAAACGGAAAGGTTCAAGACTTTGCCCGGCAAGCGCGACGCCGTGGCGTCCTTTTTGACGTGGGGCATGGGAACAGCAGCTTTTGGTTTCGCGTCGCCGTGCCCGCGCTCAAGCAAGGATTTGTCCCGGACTCGATCAGCACGGATTACCACAAACGCAGCGCGCTCCTCCCCGATGCCGGCATGCTCACGACCATGTCCAAGTTTCTGAATCTGGGAATGCCGCTCCCGGAAATCGTCATGCGCTCCACGATCAATCCTGCGCGGCAAATTCGCCGGACCGAGTTGGGAACACTGAGCGGCGGCGCGGCGGCGGACGTGGCGGTCTTGAAGATCGAGAACGGCGAATTCGGCTTCGTCGATTCCGGCCACGCGAAGATGACGGGCCATCGAAGACTGCAATGCGTCCTGACGCTGTTCAGCGGAAAGGTCGCATGGGATCCCAACGGATTAAGCTGGCCGGACTGGCGCCGCGCGGGAAAATACAAAGTCATAAACTGACTCCTCGGCGCTTCGCGATCGAGCAGCGCTCTTTACGGCCCATGAACCTGAAGCCGAGCGGACCGCAGCCTTCAGGCTGCTTCCGCGCACTCCCCGGAGTCGAGCGTTGAAGCGGCCTAAAGGCCACGGTCCGGGAGACGGGTTCATGGGAAGTGATGAAAGACGGCTGCAGGCCAAGAAAGCTTTCCATGACGAGACCTGCCATCCGGATGCTTGTTTGGTTCGCCCTGATTACGCTGTTCCTGATCGCAGGGATCGCGCTTTTTCTGCTGCCGCCCAAAACATCCATCGGCCACACGGTCACATTTTCCGACGGGACGACGATGACTCTGCGTCAGGTGACCTACGGCACAGAGCATTCTTACTATGAGAAACAAATCTGGAGGCGCGTTGTTTCGCTTCTGCCGCGCAAACTCATTGAGAAACTTGGTGTGAAGCGAAGCGTGATGAAGGTGTCGCGGCCCTCCGTTGTGTTCTGGCTGGAGCGCCGCGGCAACGGGCTGGCGAGCGGCGATCCGCAACTGGTCTTGTGTGACGCCGACGGCTTTGGCATCAGCAGCGGCTATTCCATGATGCGCGTGGGGCCGCCCGGCAACTGCGTGGAAGGTTGGGCCAGCGAATTCTGGCCGCGACGGGAGGGAACCTTTCGGCTGCAGATTTACGAACCCGGACCGCGATATCCGGAGGCTGATCTGATTGGTGAATTCTTCGTGCGCAATCCAACTCCGGGCAACTATCCCCAGTGGGCGGCCCGGCCCTTGCCTCAGACCGCAATCGAGGGTGACCTCTCGGTGACCCTCTTCGATCTGACCGCGGGAGTTGGTCGCGGCGCCAACAATTGGAGGCCGGCGCGGAATCCAACCGTGTCCCAGACACGCGCCGGTTTTCGGGTCGCGCGCAATGGCAGTCCGACGCGCGAATGGGAAATCGCCAGCGTGGAGGCACGCGACGCGACGGGCAACGTGATTGCGAGCCTGTGGAGCAGTTCGCCGGAGCCAGAGGTGGAGTTCGGGGAGTTGCAACCGCATCCTTGGCCTGCCGAGTCTGCCTGGAAACTGCGCGTCGGGTTTTCGCAGCGGTCCAACTTTGGGGCGTCGGAAATCTGGAACTTGCGGGGCGTGGCCCTCTCAGGAACTAACAGCACGGAAGGCGTTCTGGAGACGAACCTGCAAGGCGCCGTGCTGCAATACACCGGACAAGCGCGAAGACCAGGACTGCCTGGCGACCGCCACTTTAACTTTCGAGTGAAGCCAGGCCGACCCGATTACGAAATCACCCTTGTCAAAGCCGTCGATGATCAGGGCCAAGAGGCCGAATTGGCGAACTCGTTCGTGAGTCAAAGCGAGCGCACCTTCTCCCTCCGCGTGAATGCCAGTGTCCAGAGTCTGGACTTTACACTCGCCCTGCACCGGACCCGCTACTTCGAGTTTCTGGCCCGGCCCGAAGTCATTTCGACGAATCGGATCAACGCGCGGTGAGGCGTAAGGAACCTCTCGGAGATCACCAAGATCAGCACAACACAACCACGGTGACTGGCTAGGCGAGTTGTGGTAAGGTCGGTTCGTGCCCACAGGAACCGTCGTGCTAAAGAAAGAAGAAGACCGGAACAACCGAGGCCTTCTTCGAGTGGTATCTAATCAAGTTGTGGAGAGTGAAGGATTAATATGAGCAACCTATCTTCGCATTGGACCCGACGGCAGTTTGTCAATACGGCGGGTTTGGCTTCCTGGATGGCCGGGATGTTTTCGGTTCGCAATTCCTGGGCGGCGCAGACAGCTTACACGCCGATGAAGGCCGCCAAAGCCGGCAAGAACATTTACGAACAACTCGGCGTTCGTCCGTTGATCAATGCGGCGGGAACCTTCACGACGCTCAGCGCGTCGCTCATGCCACGCGAAGTGGTCCAGGCTATGGAAGAGGCGGCGCGAGCCCACGTGTCCATTCCTGAGCTTCAGCAAGCAGTGAGCAAGCGCATCTCGGATCTGCTCGGTTGCGAGGCGGCGTTGGTCACTGCGGGCGCGGCGGCGGCGCTCACACTTGGAACGGCGGCGTGCGTCGCCGGCAAAGATCAGGACAAAATCCGACGGCTCCCAGACACCGCCGGAATGAAGAACGAGGTGATCATTCAAAAATCCCACCGATTCGCCTATGACCACGCCGTGCGCGCCGTCGGCATACAGCTCATCGAGGTCGAGACGCGCCCGCAACTCGAGTCCGCGATCAATCCGAAGACCGCAATGATGCTTTTCCTCAACAACGCCGAGAACAAAGGCCAGGTGCGGCGCAAGGAGTTTGTCGAGATTGGCAAAAAGGCGGGTGTCCCGACGTTCAATGACGCGGCCGCAGACGTTCCGCCGCCGGCGCGCTTGTCCGAATACGTCCGCCTGGGATTCGATCTGGTGACGTTCAGCGGCGGCAAAGGCTTGCGCGGGCCGCAATGTTCCGGCTTGCTGCTCGGCCGCCGCGATCTGATTGAAGCGGCCTTCTTGAATGGCTCCCCGCATTCCGACACCATCGGACGCGCGGCCAAGGTCGGCAAAGAAGAAATCGTGGGGCTGCTCACGGCCCTGGAGTCGTATCTGAAGCGCGACCACAAAGCCGAATGGCGCGAATGGGAAATGCGCGTCCGGCACATTGCCAATGTCTTGAAGAATCTGCGCGGCGTGAAGACGGAGGCGTTCGTGCCGGAGATCGCCAACGAATCACCCCACCTTCGGATCACATGGGACAAGCAAGTGATTTCCGAAAAAGGCTCGGACATCTTGAAACGGCTGCGCGAGAGCGAGCCAAGGATCGAAGTGCGCCCCTCGGCCGGCGACCCGCCCATGATCGAGTTGAGCGTCTGGATGCTGCAGCCCGGTGAGCACCGCATCGTGGCGAAACGCTTGCGGGAGGTTCTGGAAATCGCGCGGTCTCCGCGACCGCTTTGACCGTGAAGCGAAAGCCCCGCCATTCATTTGAAGTAGCGCAGGCGATCTCGCCTGCGAGTTAGGGGCGTCCCGCCCCGTTTTTCAGTCGAACGGCGAGACGCCTTCCGAGCCTGCAGCCGAGACGGCTGCGCTGCGAGCTTGCGGAACCCGGCGAAGCCCAGGATTTCACGTTTTTTCTCTTCGCCCTGACTTCGAAGTGGCATGGGATGTGCAGACTTGGTAAACACGCAACGGCCACCGGGCAATGCAATCGGATTCACCGAACAACATGGACGCCAAAGGTTGGGAGAAACCAACCCAGTTCGGGCCATACTATCTCCAAGAGTTGATCGCCAGCGGCGGCATGGCGGACATCTGGCTGGCGACGGACCAAAAGGGGCAAACCTACTCGCTCCGGCGCCTCCGGAATTCGTCGCTCTTCAACTTCACCGAGAAGAAACGGTTCCTCCGCGGCTGCCAGGTCCTCGCCCAGATTCACCACCACGAGTGCGTCATCGGCTACGTCGGGCACGGCAAGATCAACGGCTCCCATTACCTCCTGATGGAGTATGTCGAGGCCTCAAACCTGAAGCAGCTTTTCGCGCGCGACGATCCCATTCTGGCGGAGAACGTCGCGAACATTCTGATCGATTCGGCGCTGGCCCTGGAACACGTGCAGGACTGCGGGTTCATGCACCTGGATTTCAAACCGGAAAACGTGCTGGTCACGCGCAATGCCAGCGTGCGCCTGGTGGATTTCGATCTCGCCCAGCCCAAGCCAGACAAGCCGCGCAAGAGCGCCAATAATCCCGGCACTCCGGCGTACATGGCGCCGGAACAACTCTTGCGCCAGCCGTTCGATCATCGCGTGGATATTTTCGCTTACGGCGTTTCCGCGTACGAACTGTTGACCGGGCGAAAGCCGTTCCTTGGCGAAACGCCGGACGAGATTCTTCGCAAACAATTGGACCGGTCGCTCGATTTCGCCTCGCCTCGGGAGCTGAATGCGGACATCCCAGCCGCGCTCGAAAAGACCATTCTCAAATGCCTCGAACGTGATCCCGACAAGCGCTACCCCTTCATGAGCGTGCTGGTCCGCGACGTCCAGGCGGCGCTGTATCTCTGAGTGAACGAGATTCCGCTTGCGCCCTGGCGGGTCGTTGTTAGAGTCCGTCCCCAGCTTTTACTGCTGGCGATCCACCTGAACGGTGGTTTTTTGTTTTAGGCACCCAGAACTCCAAACCAATTTGTGAAGATTTTTAGCGGGACTTCCAATCTGCCATTGGCCAAGGCCATCGCGGCGTCGATCGGCCTCGAACTCGGAAAATGCACCGTCAGCGCCTTTCCCGATGGCGAGACGTTCGTGAAGATCGAAGAGAACGTTCGAGGCGAAGATGTTTTCATCGTGCAATCCTCGTCTCCGCCGACAAACCATCACTTGATGGAGTTGTTCATCATAATGGACGCGCTGCGCCGGGCCAGCGCTTCTCGAATCACTGCGGTGCTCCCGTTTTATGGCTACGCCCGGCAGGATCGGAAAGATCAACCCCGCGTTCCGATTACCGCCAAGCTCGTGGCGAACCTGCTCGTCGCCGCCGGGGCGAACCGGATTCTGACCATGGACCTGCACGCGCAGCAGATTCAGGGGTTTTTCGACATCCCGGTGGACCACTTATACGCGGCGCCGGTCATGTACGAATACCTGAAGGCCAAGCAGTTGCCGGAATTGGTCGTCGTCAGTCCGGACGTAGGCGGGCTGAAGATGGCGCACGCTTATTCTCAGGTCCTGGAAGCGGGGTTGGCTATCGTGGCGAAGCGCCGGAAAAACGCCACGGACATCGAAGCCATGACCGTTATCGGGGAAATCCGCGGCAAGACGATTCTCCTGGTGGATGATTTGACCGAAACGGCGGGCACACTGACGGCGGCAGCGGCGTTGCTCAAGCGCAAGGGGGCCAAGCGGATTCTGGCCTGTGTTTCTCACGCGATCTTAAATGATCTGGGGGTCAAACGGCTCCGAAATTCTAATATTGACGAGTTGATAACGACTGATACTGTTCTGCGCCCTGTTTTTGACGGAATCAGGATTACCACGTTATCCGTGGCCGGTTTGTTGGGCGAAGCCATGAAGCGAATCAATACGAATTCGTCCGTGACTTCGCTCTTTGAGTTCAAGGGCGGGCGCACGGACTGAGTTTTGCGGCGCCCTGGTTTGAAGGTTTGAAGCATGAAATCTGTATCATTGACAGCGTATCCTCGCTCGTTAACGCGGCGGGCCGGCTTGAAGAAAGTCCGGGCCAGTTCGCGCGTCCCGGCGGTCATTTACGGGCGCCATAATCCGCCGCAAAACCTCGAGATCAATCAGAAGGATCTCGAAGACTTGATCCACCACTCGGCTTCGGAAAACATTCTGCTCGACCTGTCAGTCGAGAATGACTCCAAAGCCCGGCGCCTGGCGCTTGTGCAGGAAGTTCAACACCATCCGTTGAGCGGAAAAGTCCTCCACCTTGACCTCCATGAAGTTGTTGAGAACGAGAAGGTCACTGTCCTGGTTCCCGTGGAAACCGTCGGCGAGGCCGCAGGCGTGAAGACCGGCGGCGGAGTCCTTGAACACGTCCTCTTCCGCCTCAAAGTCCGCGCTCTCCCCAAAGACCTTCCGGAAGTCATCACGGTGGATGTATCCCACCTCGAAGTCGGCCACTCCATTCACATCGGCGAGATTAAGCCGCCGGAAAACGCCGAGATTTTGGGCGACAAGAAAATCGTCGTGCTCTCCGTCGCCATGCCGAAGACCGAGGCCCAGGAAGCGGCCGAAGAGGCTGCCGCAGCGGCAGCACCGGGCGAACCCGAAATGATCCGCGAAAAGAAGGAAGAAGGGGCAGCCGCGCCCGGGGAAAAGGGGGCCGAGAAGGCCGCGGACAAAGGCGCAGCGAAAGCGCCGGAGAAGGCCGCCGACAAAGGCGCGGAGAAAGCTGCCGACAAAGGCGAAAAGAAGCCGGAGAAGAAAAAGTAATCCGGCGGACCGGAGACAGCCGGCCGAGCACGCCACGGGCTCCCATGAATGGAGAACATGTATCTCATCGCGGGATTGGGAAATCCGGGAGCCGAATATGCCGAAACGCGACACAACGTCGGCTTCATGGCACTGGATCGGTTTGCCGCTCGGTTGGGCGCAAGCTGGCAGGCGCAAGACCGATTTCAGTCTCGCCTGGCGCGCGCGGAACTTGAAGATCGGAAACTGTTGCTCGGTCAGCCGCAGACCTTCATGAATGGCAGCGGCACGGCGGTCCGGGCGCTGGCGGATTACTTCAAGGTTCCTGTCAGCCGGCTGCTGGTCGTCGTGGACGACGCCGATTTGCCGCTGGGCGAGATTCGGATGCGGACGCGCGGCAGCACCGGCGGGCATCACGGTCTGGAATCGGTTGAGCAGCACTTGGCCACGCGGGGATACGCGCGGTTGAGGATCGGGGTAGGCCGGCGGACAGATGGCGTCCGTGAGATCACCGATCACGTGCTGGGGAGATTTCGGCGAGAAGAAACGAAGTTGTTGGGACTGGTGCTGGAACGCGCCGTTCTCCAGATGGAATGCTGGGTCATGGTCGGTGCGCAGAAGGCAATGAATGATTTTAACGGAGCCGTCGAAGCTCCATCCGCAAAGGAAAGTTAAGTGAAAAAATACGAAGGCTTGTTCATACTGAATACCGCCGGACGGGAAGAAGGCATCAAAGAGACGATCGATAAGATCTCCGCCGAAATCGCCGCTGCGGGCGGCAAAGTCGAAACCGTGCAAAAGATGGACAAACGTCCGTTCGCGCGGGTGGCGGACAAGAAACTCAGCTCCGGATTCTACGTGAACGTGATTTTCGAGAGCCAGCCGTCCGCCCTCGCCTCGCTCCGCAGCCGGTTCGCCCTCAATGAAGAGGTGTTCCGCGTTGTCTTCACCTCGGCGCCCGCGCCCAAGAAGGCCGCCGCCTGACCCCATCACCTTATGGCGGGCTACAACAAAGTGATTTTGATCGGGAATCTGACCCGTGATCCCGAGTTGCGCTACACCCCGAAAGGCCTGGCCATTGCCAAGCTCGGACTGGCCGTCAATCGGTCCTGGCGGGATTCGGCTTCCGGCGAGTTGAAGGAAGAAGTGACTTTCGTGGACATCGACGCCTTTGGAAAACAAGCCGAGACCCTGGGCCAATACATGAAGAAGGGCAGTCCGCTCATGGTGGAAGGCCGCTTGCGCCTGGAAACCTGGGAGGACAAACAAACCAATCAAAAACGAAGCAAACTCGGCGTCGTCCTGGAAGCGTTTCAATTTCTCGATTCGCGCAGCAACCGCGAACCCGGAAACCCGGAGGCGCCCCGAAGCCGCCCGCCGGCCTCGCCGGCCGCGGCCACAACGCCCGCCGCAGAGGGAGAAACGCCGCCAGAGGAAGACGATGTTCCATTCTGAGCCACGCTCGCCGCGCTGCTTTGCTGAAGGCGGCGCGCTCAACCATTCGTCCGTTTTATGCCGAAGACACAAGTTATCCTGACACACAACGTAATCGGGCTGGGGGCTGAATCCGACCAGGTCAAGGTCGCCGCCGGCTTCGCCCGCAATTATTTGTTCCCGCAAGGACTCGCCATTCCGCTAACCGGGGCTAACAAGCGCCGCCTGGAGGTCTTGCGCCAGCGCCGCGCGGAACGCGAAGCCCATGATTTGAACAGCATGACGGAGTTGAGCCAGAGCCTCTCCAAGTTGACACTCGTCCTCGCTGTCAAAACGGGCGAAGACGGGAAAATGTTCGGTTCGGTCACGGCCGGGACCATCGCGGACGAACTCAAGCATCAGTTCGAGGCCGCGGTCGATAAGAGAAAGATTCATCTGCCTCAGCCGATCAAGAAGCTCGGCGATTACGAGGTGGAACTGCGTTTGCATGCGGATGTCACCACGACTCTGAAAGTCCGCGTCGAGAGTTCGACGCCGCTGCCCACTCCGCCCGCCGCAGCCGCACCGGCAAAGGAGTCCGCAGCCGCGAAGCCGGGGACGGAGAAAGCCTCTGCCACGAAAGGCGAAGGCAAACGCGAGCGCACGGATCGGCCACCGCGAGGCGCAAAACCTGAGAAAGCCCGCACGGCTTCGTGATGCCAGAGTGGTGGCAGTCTGGTTTAGCCGGATTGTTCCTCCGGGTCACGACTCCTGAGCCATTTAACCGATTTAACGATTTAACCCTTGTAACGCTTTAACGAAGGGTGGGGTATGTCATTTCTCGCAGGAAAACTCGGCGTTGTCTTCGGCGTGGCGAACAAACGGTCCATCGCCTGGGCCATCGCTCAGGCCTGGCATCGCGCCGGCGCGAAACTGGCGTTCACCTACCAGGGCGAGCGTCTGAAGGAGAACGTCGCAGAACTCGCCGGCACGTTCGGGCAGGACACGCTGATTCTGCCGTGCGATGTCACCCGCGACGAAGAGATCGCCAAAGTTTTCTCCGAAGTCGGCGCCAAGTTCGGCAAACTTCATTTGTTGCTTCATTCCGTTGCCTTTGCGCCCCGGGAAGCGCTGGAAGGAGATTTCCTCAACACCAGCCGCGAAGCCTTCCGAGTCGCCCATGATGTCAGCGCGTACTCGTTGATTGCGCTGGCGCGCGCCGCCGCGCCGTTGATGACGGAGGGCGGCAGTATCGTGGCGATGACTTACTACGGATCTGAGAAAGTCGTCCCGCATTACAACGTCATGGGGGTTGCCAAAGCTTCGTTGGAAGCCAGCGCGCGCTACCTGGCCTACGATCTGGGGCCGCAAAAAATCCGCGTCAACTGCCTCAGCGCCGGCCCGATGAACACGCTGGCCGCGCGCGGCATCGCCGGCTTCACGGACATGCTCAAGCATTATGAGGCGCACGCGCCGCTCAAGCGCAATGTCCTGCCGGATGAACTCGGCGCCGCGGGAACGTTTCTCGCCAGCGACGGCGCCGCCGCGATCACCGGCCAGGTCATCTACGTCGATAGCGGCTATCAGATCATGGGGATGTAGGGCAGGCATCCTGCCTGCCCAATTCGCAGACGGCCAGTTATCAGTGATCCGTGGTCAGTAATCAGTAATTGGAATCCGGTGTTCCTGTATGGACGTTCAGCGACTCCTGGCACTGAAAACTGATAACTGATAACTGGATACTGGACGCTGCCATCCCTGCTTGAAGCCCTCTCCATCCAAACGAGCGATCCGCTTTCGGTTTGGCCATTCCGCCAAGATCCTCACTTTCTGGAAGCGCCTCGTGGCCCGAGCGGCTCGAAACCATCGAACTCCTTTTTACCTCTTCTCCATCGATCCGATCCGCGAGGCGCTTGCGGAGTTGAAACGTATCGACAACGCCGCCCTGCCCGTCCGGCATTGGCTGTCCTGCAAAACCCAACCCGTCCGCCCGCTCCTGCAATGGTGGCGCCGTCAGGGCCGCGGCCTCGAGGTGGTCAGTGAATTTGAATTGCAGGCGGCGTTGGCCGAAGGATTCAACCCGGAGCGAATCCTCGTCAACGGTCCAGCGAAGCACCATTGGTTGCCCCGGCGCCCGGTTCCCCGGCTGGCCGTGAATTTCGATTCACTGCGCGAGATCGAGCGCCTGCTGCCTTTGGCAAAGTCGCTGAACTGGCGCGTCGGGATTCGCTGCTTGACCGAGGAAGAATTCGACCCGGAAACGCCGAGCCGGCCTACGCAGTTTGGATTGGCTCCCCACGATGCGATCCTCGCGCTCCATCGACTTCAAAGAGCCGGAGCAGAGATCGAGATCCTGCACTTTCATCTGCGGACGAACGTCGCATCGGCGGCTGTTTATGAACGCGCGATCCGCGAAGTCGCAGAGATTTGCGGAGCCGCGCGGTGGATCCCGCGGGTTCTCGATTGCGGAGGAGGATTTCCCCCGGGCCACACTCTTCCGCGAAACGGACGCCCGTTCGCCGCCAGATTCGATTTAGAGAAGCTGGCGAAAGTGTATGAGAACGCTGCGCGGCTTTTGCCCGGACTAGAGGAAATCTGGCTGGAGAACGGGCGGTTCCTCACCGCCCGGAGCGGCGTTCTGGTTGCGCAAGTGCTCGATGTGAAAGAACGGCGCGGCCTCCGCCAATTGATTTGCGACGCGGGGCGAACCACGCACGCGCTCCTCTCCAACTGGGAAGCGCACGAAGTGCTTGCGCTTCCGTCGCGCGGGGGGCGTGCCAGCCTGACAGGCGTGTATGGCCCCACGTGCATGGCGTTCGATCAACTCACGTGCCGCGCGTTGCCTCGAAGCATCCGCGAAGGCGACCTGCTGATCTGGATGGAGGCGGGCGCGTACCACATGCCCTGGGAAACGCGGTTCTCCCATGGCCTCGCAACCGTGCTCTGGCACGAGAATGGCAAGCTGCGCCTGGCGCGCCCGAGGGAATCGTTTGCGGCCTGGTGGGGACAATGGAGATAACCGCCGCGAGACCGCTTTTGGTCTGGTTCAGAGTTCGGCAACGAAGTTCAGGAGGACTCCGAAGATCTGCTTCAGCCCTGGGGCATAAGGTCGGTCGGGGAAACAATGCGCACCTCCAGTCCTTCCAACCGCAATGTTTGTACGCCCCCTCGTTGTGGCACGACCAGGAAGTTGATGAATTTCGTCAAAGATGACAATCGGCCGCTTGACCTGTTGAAAGAAAAACTCCGGGTCGGCCACGGATTGGGCGACGCGGGGCGAATCGCAGTTCAAGTAGAAGCATTCCGCCTCTGGCAGCGACCGCGTGAGGGTTGTTTTCCCCACGCGCCGCACGCCTGCCAGCCAGGCATGGGGATGACCATACAGTAAGAACGGATTTTACGTTTATCAGGATCAATGTAAAAGGGAACTCTTGTCCTTTGAAAAGGACCGGCAGCGAAACCAAACGCGTCCAAACGCGTTGCACTTTGAGATTTGGGGTTGTGGCCGCGAAACGGTCCCGCTAATTCTTTTCCATGAAATCTCGGCCCCGATTCCAAGGGTGTTCTCTGCTTGTTATCCCCCTCGGATTATTGCAAGCGCTGGCGCATGAGCCGACTCGGGGAACGCACGAAGCCTCGCTGGACCCGCGCGAGCACGACGTCCTGGCCAGCGCGCGGAGTTTGCGCGCGGTTGCGGCGACTCCGATTCGGGATGCGGAGACATGTCGGCTCACTCTTCGGTTGATCGATGCTGAGACGCAGCAATCCATGCCGGGTCTGGTGCGGGTCAAGCAGGCGGACGGCCGCGTTGTGCAATTGGCCGGTCTTGTCAATCGCGGGACCAAATTGCGCGACAACCATCCGGCGAAAGACTGGTTTGCGTTGATCGAAGCCACTGCCATTCCAGTGCCGCGCGGTCCGTTGACCATCGAAGCCATCGCCGGGATTGAGACCGAGTTAACCCAGGTGATGAT
The Verrucomicrobiota bacterium DNA segment above includes these coding regions:
- a CDS encoding enoyl-ACP reductase; protein product: MSFLAGKLGVVFGVANKRSIAWAIAQAWHRAGAKLAFTYQGERLKENVAELAGTFGQDTLILPCDVTRDEEIAKVFSEVGAKFGKLHLLLHSVAFAPREALEGDFLNTSREAFRVAHDVSAYSLIALARAAAPLMTEGGSIVAMTYYGSEKVVPHYNVMGVAKASLEASARYLAYDLGPQKIRVNCLSAGPMNTLAARGIAGFTDMLKHYEAHAPLKRNVLPDELGAAGTFLASDGAAAITGQVIYVDSGYQIMGM